The following is a genomic window from Acidisarcina sp..
CAGTCGTGCCGTAGTTTATGAGGGAGCGCCCTTCTTTATCTTTCAAAAACCACGCAACATCCGGCACTCCGATTTCCATCTCCAGCGCCGTCGTTACACCGTCGAGCGCCTTGACGCGCTGGCTATCGAGATCCTGGCCGTGCTGGTGCAGGTCGATAAATCCTGGTGCAACAACCAGCCCATGAGCATCGACGACGCGGCGGCCCTGCAGCGGCTCAGAAGCAACGCGAACAATCCTGCCATCGCGGATGCCGACGTTTCGTACAGCATCCATCTGTGTCTCCGGATCCATCACCCGACCACCTTGCAGGACCAGATCCAAATCCTGTGCGACAACAGAAACCGCTGTCAGGACAAAAAGACCGAAACTCAAAATCAGCTTATGCATGCTTCTCCATCTGGAATCGATTCTGGGGCTGCTGAAACTACAACTCTACACCGGGTGTAGTAAGAGCATATCGCGCACCACGGCCCACACAAATAATGCCCGGATCGCCTTGAAGCCCGGCTCTTGGAAGAGGTACGGTGATTGACATCACATTGCCTGACCAGATTGCCCTGCAGACTGGCGTATGCTGGCTGCGCACCGCATCCTAGAGATGCAGGTGCGATGGAATGCGGGTGCGGTTTGAGATATGAAGAGACTTCCTCCTGACCCTGTGAGGTTGATGTGACCTACCCTGGCGCAGTCGAACTACAGTCGAACCCGCGGATAGGACTTACCGACTCCGAAGCAAAAGAGCGGCTTCGCAAGTATGGACCGAATGAACTGCCCACTGGCCGCAAGGTCACTCTCCTCTCGATCACGCTCGGCACACTAAAGGAGCCGATGCTACTGCTCCTGGTAGCAACCGGCGTCGTTTACCTGCTCATTGGAGAATTGCGGGAAGCCGTCGCGATTATCGCCAGCATCCTGGTCGTCATTGGAATTTCCGTTTCGCAACGACAGAGAACCGAGCGCACGCTCGAAGCACTGCGGGACCTTACAAGCCCGCGCGCGCTGGTGATCCGGGCCGAACGCACGCGGCGCATCCCCGCCAGGGAAGTTGTCGTGGGCGACATCGTCATTCTGAACGAAGGTGACCGCATCGCTGCCGACGGCGAACTGCTCGAGAGCGTCTCGCTTGCCCTGGATGAATCCCTTCTTACTGGCGAGAGCCTTCCCGTCGAAAAATCTGCTGCCGCCACAAGCTCGCTCAGGAGTGCGCCGGACCAGGCCAATGCGGTCTATGCCGGGACCCTGGTGATTCGAGGACATGGAATCGCAGTCGTGACCGCGACCGGTGTGCAATCGGAAATTGGAAAGATAGGTGTGCACCTTCGCAATGCGGCGTCAGAACCGACCAGGCTCGAACGGGAAACAACCAGGCTGGTGCGCAGCTTTGGAATCCTGAGCCTTCTTGTCTGTGCTTTTTTGACCAGCATGTACGGCCTTCTCCGGGGCGATTGGACGAAGGGAATTCTTTCAGCGCTGGCGCTGGCCATCTCGATGGTTCCCGAAGAATTCCCCGTGGTCCTCTCCATATTTATGGCAATTGGCGCCTGGCGCATCTCTCAGAAGAAAGTTCTGACGCGGCGCTTCCCTGCTATCGAAATGCTCGGCGCGGCAACAGTTCTTTGCGTCGATAAGACCGGAACCCTGACGGAAAATCGAATGGCCGTGCAAGAGGTCTTCCTCGCCCCTCAGGCAGATGGAACCGCGGCCAGGGAGGAACTGCTAAACACCGCAGCGTTCGCGTCCGAGCGCAACACTGCAGATCCAGTGGACCGCGCTGTGCTCGCGGCCGCACCGCCAACCGAACCTCCGGGAAAGCTGATTCGGGAGTACCCATTGTCTTCCGAGAGCATGCTGGTTGCAAAAGCATACCTTGATGAATCCGGTGGCACGCTTGTGGCAGCCAAGGGTGCACCTGAGGAAATACTCCGGCTGTCGACGGCTACGACGCTGCATCGGGAGGCATACGAA
Proteins encoded in this region:
- a CDS encoding cation-translocating P-type ATPase; translation: MTYPGAVELQSNPRIGLTDSEAKERLRKYGPNELPTGRKVTLLSITLGTLKEPMLLLLVATGVVYLLIGELREAVAIIASILVVIGISVSQRQRTERTLEALRDLTSPRALVIRAERTRRIPAREVVVGDIVILNEGDRIAADGELLESVSLALDESLLTGESLPVEKSAAATSSLRSAPDQANAVYAGTLVIRGHGIAVVTATGVQSEIGKIGVHLRNAASEPTRLERETTRLVRSFGILSLLVCAFLTSMYGLLRGDWTKGILSALALAISMVPEEFPVVLSIFMAIGAWRISQKKVLTRRFPAIEMLGAATVLCVDKTGTLTENRMAVQEVFLAPQADGTAAREELLNTAAFASERNTADPVDRAVLAAAPPTEPPGKLIREYPLSSESMLVAKAYLDESGGTLVAAKGAPEEILRLSTATTLHREAYESALQRMTQSGMRVIAVARQRMQDGALPDAKTQLQLEVLGLIGLADPIRSTVPAAVKELAEAGIRVVMITGDYSGTASAIALRAGLLNPYDVTTGSSVEALDDASLRALVRSCNIFARVRPEQKLRLVNALKANQEVVAMTGDGVNDAPAMKAAHIGIAMGARGSDVAREAAALVLADDDFPAIVDAVRLGRIIYDNLTKAVRYIFAVHVPIAGMAVLPVLFNWPILLMPLHIVFFELIIDPACSIAFEAEPGEPGIMRRKPRPELARLYDKSTIGIGLLQGLGLFLAVLGAFVLSMRWGSGPEDARAIAFTALVAGNLALIWANRSALRTVLETLGTRNVALWLVTLGTVATLLLILYVPGLRDVFEFSFLHARDLLVAFGLGFASIAWFEVLKLIRRRKGLRTLQSI